A window of Lonchura striata isolate bLonStr1 chromosome 2, bLonStr1.mat, whole genome shotgun sequence genomic DNA:
CACTACGTGCCCTTGTCTAATTCAGTTTGTACTTCAGCCTATATTGACATAATAGAATTATAGGCAGCATTCATAATTTGTTTTCCCAAGCAATACTCTTGTATTTATTAATGTAAATTTGACCTGTGATAGTAAGTGTGACTCAGCAAACAAggactgggggaaaaaaaaaaaaaaaaaaaacaggaaaatttttctttttctttcaggtaGATTAATGAGCAGAGCTGAAGTactgggagatgctgagcaaGAGCTGAAGGAGAAAAGTGCAGTGAATGATGGAGGCCATGacttttcttccaaaaaaagaaaacttgacCTTTATCGTTCAGACTCAGTGATTGAACTAGTGCAGACTGACAAAAATGACATTCTTGAGAATCAGGAATCTTTGTTTCAGTCTGTGAATAATGCAAATAAGTCAACCCTGTAAGTTTAGCAAAGTAAGCTTAAGCATAACAAAACTAATATTCTGCTAATCTCGAAATTCTGTTGTATAACTTAGAGTATGTCCTGATATGaaggtggtgttttttttctttctgaacttctttttaaattgccaattatttattttagtggGACAGAGTTTTCCCTCTGTATTAATTTTACTTGTGTGTACCACTTGGCATTTTCTAGAAATTCAGTTCATCTCTTGGGTGTACTTGATCTGTTCAGGGCATTAATGGTAATGCTAATTTgaaagaattaataaaatatacttgaaataatttttttttaaatactcgAAGACACTGAAGGGTTTGATAATACATCAGCCACCAGGTGTACTGCCCTTTGCTCCCAGTCTCTAAACCTTTTGTTATTTGTAACATAACCTTTCCTGCCAGAAACCTTAACCTTCCCTGTTAAGAGTCTGACAACACCTCACTTTTGCAGAGAATGTTTTCCTAGTTGAAAGCTGTGCTGTCAAAACTGTTGAAAGTAGTAGCAGGAAAAGGCAAAGCTCTGTAGGTGCTCTATTTTGAGATAATCTGATATAATAATAGTAATGCAACAGACAATTTGGTTCTCAGCATGATAACTGGAAAAGTATGtaaaagcagctgctgatcTCTCAAAAAAGTTTGAGCGACCGCTTTCTTACAAATGCAATAGAGAACCTAGCCTAGGTTCTCaattcttaaaaacaaaatactcACAGAAGATGGGGTGAGGTCAGACTGCAGGCTCTGATGTAGTTCCTCTAGAGAAGAGACTGGAAATAGAGACTGTTAGAGAAAGAAATACGTGCTATGAGAGTTACTTTTGAGTCTGTTTGTCTTTTATCATTTCCTTTTGACCTTTCTGTGCAGGGTTCATCTAAAGAACTCAAGTAATGCAACTATGAGAAAGCCTGGAACCAAAACACTTGTTTTTCGCAATCACCAGCTAAAAATGGTAATAAATGGCTTTAACAGATTCATTTTTCACTGTGTTGAATATGTCTGTTAAGTTTGACATTTTCATCTTGTGTGTTTAGATAGTTCTAATGACCTTTCTTCAGGAGATTGTGTCACACTGTGAGCTAGGCTGTCATGCTGGAAACTGCATCCCATCCCCTCTCCATTACCAGTCCTTCAGCGTGTTCCCCCAGACCAGCATTATCTACTCCCATGGCCTTCCCTTCTTCACCCTTCACTTACACTCCTCAAGAGCCTGAAGTAATTATTCTCCCCCTGCACCCCGTGTGTACAGAGTTAGGGGGTGAGAGTGATAATATTTTTGTGATATCTCCCCTAAGAatggcacagcagggagagaagggaaTTTCACAATGTCTATGCAGTTTTCTCATACAGTGGCAGAGTTGGGAGAACTGACCTGAATGTGACTCCTGACCTGTCATGAGCGTGAAACATTGCCTGCAAACATATGCAAAGGAGGAAAACTAGTGTAAACTTATGCTTTGGGTTTTTACTGGATTCATTGCCCTTAAGAAATGTGCATGGAATTTTCATGCAAATTTTGCAGTGCTGTCCATTCTAGAGGTCCTGTAACAAATTGCCTTTTTGTGATGGGAGAAGAGAAATTCTTCCACATCTGGTCATTTCATTGGAACTGTGTAAAAAGCATGTTTGGAATTTGGCTCAGCAACTTACAATTCTGGTGAAATTGTTGGGACTTAAGCACTTATTTACATGTCTTATTGACTAGGGGACTCTTTCCTGCTTATTATGAAGGAGAAATTGAAATTAAGATAAATTTTGCATTGCAGTAAATGAATTAACTTTTCTAATTCAGCCACAGCTATGCATTACTGTAGCTTTGAAACTTCAGCCTTGGAGTTCTAAAAGCTACTTGTTGTGCCCTCTTGGCCCAGAGATGCATGCTGCATGTCACAGCCTTTTCATTTGATACACAGGTGCACAGTGTCAGCTCAGATGAAGGTGATAGTTCTCAGATTCATCaatcaagcaaaacaaaactaaccAGTggaacaaagaaaggaaaagaaagtagGTTTGCAGAGCTCTATATACTGCATGCTTTGTACAGTTGCGTCCCATCAGGTGATAGACTTTAATGTAGACAGTGTGGGCAGACCAGTTTTTAGAGTAGAATAATGTTGTCTGTAGATGTTGAGACATGTTGAACTGTCCAGACAGCAGCTTCTCAAATACTTTGCAGCTGTGGGGAAGTCAGCCTTGCAGATGTCACACCCAGTACCTGTTCCAGCCAATAAAAATTGAACAGGATATTATACTGGGGTGGATGGACCTCAAGCTTGAGAGGCAGTGTGAAACTGATGCTATTTGCACATGCATCTTGCTTCTGTCTTAAGTACAGTTTGTGATTCTCATAGGAATTAAGGTGGAGGATGATAAAAAATGCTATGTGGGAAAAGTCAGTCTGGAATGGGATTTGAGAAGAGTGAGACACTAGGTCACTCAGAGGCACCTTGAGCAAGTGCTTTAGGCATCACAGCAGGAAACAGTAATTTGTGGGAGAATTGATGAGAGACATAGAAAAAATGTGTTGCGTACTTGTAGATAGCAAGAAAGCTGCTTAGATTTTGGAGGATGTGGGAAAAGTACATGGCTAAGAGTTCAGGGCCAAACAAGGGAAAGGGTTTGGCCTTAAACTGGTGTTGAGAAGTAACATACATATCCATTGACAGAATCTAcccagcagcagaaggaagaaCATCTGATGGAAATTGGACAGACTGGCTATGCTGGTGTAGAGAGTGCAGGATGCAGAAGAAGGAGTATGCTACTGCAGGGTGTTGATTGTGGCAAGTCCGGTGAGCTGGATGACACATGTGATGTGAGGCCTTCCAACAATGCACCCCTAaaagctgactgcaaagaaaGTAGCAGGCAGCCAAAACAAGATGCACTTTGTGAGGAGTCTGATAGTGATGGGATGCTTTCCAAAAATGCTAATGAAGAAAGTATTTATGTACTGGATGCcacaaaagaaggaaatgtgGGTCGTTTTCTAAATGTAAGTACTAAGTTGCATGGTTCTCTTTGTTGCCTCTGCAAATACATCATTTACTTATTTAAGCTTTTTTACATAGAGTTTTTTACATAAACAGTGTGAGTGATGGGCCCATGACAAGAGAGACACATGTGATACTCCCTGCTATCACAGGTGGTTGGGGTCACACTGGCTGTTCAATTGCCAAGTACCTCCAGCTAAGACAAATAGTTCATAGACACATCTGCAGGTACactgcaaataatttatttctcttcattGGCATGACTGTCTTACAGCAAAACCCTTGAATATGTTTAAATTGTTCTTCCTTGCAGAGGTAATTTGGTGTTAATATTAGCAGTGCATCTTGCAGAAACCTTCCTTCTGTTCCCGTGAGCATACATATGTTCCTACATGCACCTGAGCGACCTTTCACATGCTGTACTTGGATGTAATCCATTGCTTGCTCCCTAGCACTACTGCCCTGGCAATGGCATTGGGTGATAAACTTTCCATGTAGGCttgggaggggaaggaagaaacTACTTCTACTGGTGACAGATATCTGACACAAAATAGTTTTTTTCAGCCAACGATACGGTTGGACTGTTTCTAATTCgtattttctgttttacagCACAGCTGTTGCCCAAACCTCTTTGCACAAAGTGTGTTTGTAGAAACTCACAACAAAAGTTTTCCATGGGTGGCATTCTTCACAAACAGGTGAATTTCTGGAAGTTTAATGTTATTCATTCAAGgcaccagaaggaaaaaaacactgcTCACTTATTAGAGCATAATTACACTGAGGGGTGGGGCAGACGCTCAGATCAAAAAGGAAAACCTGTCTTATAGGTGACTTCTTATTGTGCACTAAAGGCAGAAGAAATACAGTGATTGATTATCATTAACGAGTTTTGCTTCAGTTTTGCACTGAAATGCTAAGTAGGGAGGGTTAATTTTGACGTTTCCACTTCAGTGATAATCTTCTTCAGTAGAAAAATAGGTTTAACTCAGCATGGTCATTCAGAAAGCCAAGATCCACTCATCCCACTGTTGTGTCTTAAGGAATGGCCACCAGATCTGCATTGCATAGGGCAGGATTGAGCCCCACAGGATATTAAGGTTGAGACACTTTGTGGGCCAGACAAACTGGCTTGAGTCCTTTTCCTCAGAGCTGTCAACACAAGCAGGACTTTATGTAGCCCAGTATGTCCTGGGGATGTGACAATAGGATATTCAGAGGTGAAAATTTGTTCTGAAAGTGAGAGATGCAGGTATTTCCTTAGTGTCTAACAGAGAGGTACAGAGAGCTGGTGCCAGCAAGACACAGTATGGCAGCAGCTCAACCCAGGAGAGGAAAGATTAATTGTATGAATGAAGTTGGCTGACATGCATGCCAGCAGTAGTACTAGGTGAGAACAGAACAGAGAGGAGAGACTTTGTGCTGACAAACCAGTTCCACGGAACACTGATCTTCTGTGAAGCCTTGCAACTCTGCTCCATACTGACATAGATGCTATGGACTGCACTGGGAAGTCTCCAAGAACTGTGAAGACAATGTCTTGAAATACATCCAAAAAAGAATTTTGTTTTAGCTAGAGTCTTTCTTGCTCAGGTACTTGGTAGAGAAGTGTAGTGAGGACTGAGGCCACTGGAGAGAGATAATAGTGACCAGCAGACACTTAGGGGAGATTGTTGAAGGAGAGTTCCCTTCATTGGTTCTTCCATTTTCTGGGCATCACCCTTTTACATCTTTACATCTTTTCTAAATTAAGGACTTCATCTGCATCATTGAGCTTAATTGTGTGCCTTCCATGAACTTGCCCAGTCacctttttatttgttttacatGTCTGGCCTCCAGACCATCTCAAGTCAGCAAGTCCCAGGCTGCAATTACATGCTGTATGGAAAGTCCTCATTGTTTGTTGTCAGTCAGCTGCCTAGTAATTCACTGGATGTCCCCTATACCATATCTAGTGAGAAACATCAGAGAATTACTCTCTTCTTCacaatattcatattttattatattttccatCACTTGTCCCTCAGCATCATAGTCTCAGGTATTTAGTTTGGCATTCattttggacaatgaatttcCTACCTTAGACATTTCTTCTATTTTACTACCAGAGCTGCTGGTTCCTGAAGAGCATGTGTTTAATTCTGAGTTTTGGCTTTGTGCACATAGTGCAATTGCATTAAAAAGTAGCCTGTCAGACAAAAGATAACAGGCTTCAACAATATATCTAGAGCTCTGTTCGAATTTCAATGATGCACTGTACAtaggaaaaataacaaaactgtGTTATTCATTTAGATATATCACGtggttttccctttttatttttttttgggggggtggtttgggtttttgttttggtgttttttgtttgttgttttggtttggatttttcattttgtttgctttggttttgttgtgggctttttatttgatttttgtttctcaGAATTTCCCTCTAAATAAGAGCACATTGTTTAGATTCCAACTCTTATTTGCAATTCCATAGCAATTTGTGTAGCCAAAGGAGCAGGAGTGTGTCAACGACTCCTTGTATGCCTTGTTTCCTTCCCAACAAGCTGGCTGTGTGATGCTCCCTGCCCCCTACAATTTTTGGGTTTGTGTGTCAGTGGTGACAAATTGTTAGCACTGTACTGTTCTGCTTAGTTCAAGCAAATTgactattttatttcttagaCATGTGAAAGCTGGAACCGAACTCACATGGGATTATGGTTATGAAGCTGGAAGCATGCCAGAGACAGAGATTTCCTGTCACTGTGGAGTTCAGaagtgcaggaaaaaaaccttatagGCAAAGCTTTCCTACTGTCAATACATCTTGTACCTGGGATTTATATGCTGGAAGGGATGACTACTCAGCAAACAGCCCTCAAGTCTGTGGTGCTAATTGCTTTCAACTAAAATGCCTTTCACctgatgattttttaaatttacatttaaatgtCACTTTAGTAGTTTACAGAATTTGAACTGTTTGTCCAAAGAACAAGCATCAGACTTTTCCGAGGTAATTTCTGTTCTCCTGGTCTTCCTCCTCTTTAATCCACAAGCAAAGTTCATAGTGCACTGGAAGAATTTGTGCTCCATGCCATCTGCAGCAGAGACATGACTGATGAGAGCAGCAGTTCCTTGGTGCTTTCTGTGTCCCTCCACAGTGCAGAGTTAGCGAAACTCAGGTTTTTGAAATTCATTATGGATGCAAGACTGCCTGTCTGGGCACTGGGAATTGTTTAAATACACCTAAGCCTGTTGCATCCAGTGGGACAAATAGCCCTGGACAGAGACAGCATTAAACAACAGTTCTGCAGAACTGTGTTTCTGCTACAAAATGAGCTGGACAagtcctgctgcagcaggagcaaaaTGACTGGGTTTTGTTGGATTGCACCCCTCTCCACATTTGTGACACACAGAGAAATCCTTGAGAAATCCAGTGTGCCTCATCTCAGTGCCATATTGTGtatggggcaggttggccacAGAATTCCTTACCACATGGTTTGTGGGTAAGAAAGAAACAAGCTACACTAGGAGACCTGGAGTGCAGATGCAGGAGGTGTCTCTGAAATGGAGCAAGGGATGGATGTGCACGTGCATGGCTTCTGAATATGTTGGAGCCTTGGACAAGCAAGGAGGTGGCACGGGTGAGCAATTTAGACATTTGAAGAACCACTGCCAAAGGTTtcaaaaaaagtgtttttattaaaaatgttgtAAAAGTAAGACTTAACATAATTTGATAGCAAAGTATACTCTGTAACTGCGGAGGATATGATAATGATTTAAAGTTACTAATTCAAAATCTAGTGGCACTGTAGTACAAGACTGTGTGTGACATTGGTCACTTAACAGAAACCTGCAGTTTATCAGGTGTgtctgagcctggaggagtaaCACTGAGAGCATCCCAGCTCACAGGGAAATCACTGCCATACAGCCAGCTGATTAGCATGTGGGCTAGAAAAAAGGCTCTCTCAGGCTGTCATTTATGGAATAAAGTGGTTAGCTTGAGGTCAAACTACCTTTGTTGGAGAATGTAAACATGACAGTCTTGTACCTGCACTTTTCTTTGTTCCTTGATAAATGAGTCTTGGAAGAACCACCCCATTATTCATGTGTTATTTACATGGTCAGTATCCCAGATTCCAAGTTCCATATGCCTCAGTGCTCACCATGTCACTCTGCTCCTTTAGGGATTTTCAGAGAAATGGTTGGAACAAATGGAGGTCTTGGCCTGTCATGTTCAAGCCTATACTGCTAAGTGAAAGAGAAGCTGGAACTAGTTCTCAGCCCTGAGGCCAAGAGGCAGTGGATGTCTCGTGCACACATGGCTTAGGGTTCTGTTGTAATTGGGTTGTATCTGTGCTGTGTAATTGTGGACAAACATGGTTTCTGTGGCcttaagtgggttttttttttttagtttactTTGGACGCTTCAAGCTTAAAAATAATGGAGTTATACTGCAACAGAGGATGCTCTTGGATTTTTCAAATTTCATAATGCATAAGGAGTTTCAGCCTTTTAAAAGTGGACCTTTCACAGAGATAACAGACCTGTGAACCATTCTGCTTACAGTGAAACAGATATTCTCTCCCTCAGCTGTTTGAGAGTTTGACACACCCAGCAAGCAAACCTCTCCTCAGCTTTGGTCCCTGTCATCGCAGTCTGGGTTTGTGTGGGCTTTCACCACCCATCTTCCGGGATAAATGCTGTATCCCAGTGTTGGTGCAGTACCTCTTCAGAAGGTCAAAGCCATCCACTCTTGCCCTGATCAGCCCCTCTGTCACTGCAGCCCCTGTGTGAGCTGAAGACAGCACTCAGCTGAATTGCTTTTTGCTTCATTGAAGATCTGTCTCTACTCAGAGGGAATATGCCTTGGGATATCGTCTTTCAGTATTAACCAGAGCCATGGCAAAGTGTATGACAAAACCCACAGGTAACCCAGGAGTGGTATTAGCCttttaaacaaatgaaaatgcagaaaaattgtTTATGTGCTTGACTTGAATGTGGAAAAGAAGATGGGAATGTTTTTAAAGCATctgggggaggggtggggggtaCATTTTATTGCTGTTGATTATATATTCCAGATCAGTGGTAGGAATTAATGATAACTGGGCTGGTGAGGAAGAGCCCTGTTTCTTAATGCAGGAAAGCAGACCTGATGATTCAAAAGAGGGAGCACTTACTTGATCCATGTAGTGTGAAACTATGGGAGGGAGAGCCTGCTGTGAGTGTAGATGTCACAGAAGGCATGTGTATGAGACAGGGCTTTTTGGCTAGCTGCATTTATCAGGTCTGTCTCCAGGCTGGTGCTTCTTCATTGTTCTCCTCCAGACCAGAGATCATAACTATCCATGAGCAAAATCACTTTACAAGGTGTGATTTCTGTCTGCTTTTGTAGTATTACTAGAACATGTTCTGCTGAGGGTGTCCTGCAAGTATCCTCTGCAGGTAATGCTCACCtgagctctctgctctgctggccGACTGTTCCTCTGCCTGTCACAGCTCACAGATGGGGATATTTCTGAGCACAGCCCCTCGTGTCACCCGTTCTGAGCAGTGTGTAGAAGCACTGAGTACAAGCACTGATGGAAAAACAGGTGAAGATATTCCAAGTACTCAAAAGCACCTGTGGAATGACACATTTGGGACTTCTCATCAGCCTGTCGGGGGCGTCATAAATGAAGAGTGCCTGATGGGGAATTAGTTGCATTGAGATGTGAATCGCAGCTCTTACAGTGACCCAGATAGTTCCTATAGAGAGACAGTAGGGATGTGAGGATGTATAAGGGCTCCATGATAATAAATATTAGCACCCAAGACAAATACAAATGCAGAGACAGCTGAAGATCACTTACAGTATAAGTATAAAAGAAATGGGACTGGAGCATATTAACTGACTTCCTTTTTTTGCCAAAAAAGCACTGAGCATTAATTTTCATCTCTTTCACAGAACTACATGGCTTGATAGAGCAGCAGTTTGGAGGAAGAGCTCGCAAGGTTTTTGCACTTGATTTTCCTCCACAGAGAATTTTTCCTGTGTTGAACAGACTTCACTTAGGAAGATTTTACTAGTTTAAGATTTATGCACCTGTGGGTGCTTGCATCATGTTGACTACTTTGAGTATAATCTAGGTAATAGATCTGGGAATTGGAATTGTATAGCTGTATTTAGCTAATAGATATAATCTAATTGCAAGCCTAGACACGGGTTGATTTTAGCTCCAATATGCTGCATCTGGGCAGGTGCAAAGGAATTTGGGAAACCAACTGGAATGATGCCAGCAGTGCTGAAAAGCCAAAGCTGGCCTAGCTGGTAAAGAGAACTGATCTTAAAAGCTCCATGTTGTGTTTGGTGTAGCCTCTTGATGAACCAGAATATGCCTGTTAATGTGGCTGATGAGCTTCCTGGAGGAGGTTCAACAATaccaagtgccaggtcctgtaCTTGGGTCACAACAAACCCAGGCATCCCTATAAGCTGGGGAAGAGTGTCTGGAAGGAtgcccagcagaaaaggaccaGGGAGCATTGGTCGACAGCAGCTAAACGtgagtgtgcccaggtggccaaaaaggccaatggcatcctggcctgtgtgaGAAACAAAGCCCACTCCTCCAAATTTTGAGACTTTAATAAGGGATAATAAGGGACAGATCAAGAAAGCAAAAGTAACAGCACAACTGTGTGTGCGGCAACAGCCAAAAGCACACCCAAATCTGTAGCAAGCAGTCCTTGATACTGTTGCATTACTTCGCCAAATGACTTTGCACGTTTTTCGGGGCCTGTTTACCACAGCTCCACCTCAGGTTGTCACAGCATTGCCTAAGTCCACAGCTACAGTCTCCAAGGGTCCATCAGAGAGGCAGTCTGGGGTGGTCTTCTGATGCCACTCTAGATTTGGTATTCTCCTCTTAAGGTATTTTGTTCTCTGCCTTTGCTATCTTGGTGTTTCAAATAACCATGTAGTTGTTGGCTTTCACTAATTATGTATTGGCTTTTGCAAATTACTAAAGTGGATGCTGTGTTGTGCGTTACAACGTTAACTTTTGCAGAAGTAGCTGTAGTTGTgaaataattattcttttttttttttgtaactgaCAATAATGAGAATAACTCAGATATATTTGTGAAATAGCTGATGTTGATT
This region includes:
- the SETDB2 gene encoding histone-lysine N-methyltransferase SETDB2 isoform X2; translated protein: MEQKSMLCDSFEEENLNSSREESTEGDVKTFWTQLGGRRVDVIFEQLQNVLLLLKEKIKNGTATNQECWQAWALVNEANLGDLLTLTNVSDELNGGGAQETKPKLQPLLPDDNAADTVEFSDRNTMNPEPLVFEFDISNGAESVPISFYNNLDHARLPYFKYRKSSWPRGYYLNNLSSLFVDSCDCTDGCIDRSKCACLQLTARGCSKISLSPSSKRSCGYRYKRLEGPVSSGIYECSVLCRCDKLMCQNRVVQHGIQVRLQVFNTEKKGWGVRCLDDIDKGTFVCTYSGRLMSRAEVLGDAEQELKEKSAVNDGGHDFSSKKRKLDLYRSDSVIELVQTDKNDILENQESLFQSVNNANKSTLVHLKNSSNATMRKPGTKTLVFRNHQLKMVHSVSSDEGDSSQIHQSSKTKLTSGTKKGKEKSTQQQKEEHLMEIGQTGYAGVESAGCRRRSMLLQGVDCGKSGELDDTCDVRPSNNAPLKADCKESSRQPKQDALCEESDSDGMLSKNANEESIYVLDATKEGNVGRFLNHSCCPNLFAQSVFVETHNKSFPWVAFFTNRHVKAGTELTWDYGYEAGSMPETEISCHCGVQKCRKKTL